The sequence below is a genomic window from Sorangiineae bacterium MSr12523.
CTCAAGGTGCAGAACCAAGAGGAGCTCTTCATCGGCATCGGCTACGGCAAATTGAAGCCGACGGACGTGCTCGCGGTCGTGGCCCCGCCCGAAGAAGACGGGCGCGAGAGCATTCCGCCGGCAGATCTCCGCGAGGGGCGCATCGAGGGCCTGGTTCGCAAGGTCATCAAGCGCGACGAAGAGGGCATCCGCCTCAATGGCATCAACGACGTCCTCGTCCGCTACGCGCGATGCTGCAACCCGCTGCCAGGGGACGATATCCTGGGGTTCATCACACGCGGGCGCGGCATCACCATCCACCGTCGCGGCTGTCCGAAGGCGTTCGACACGGATCCTGCACGTCGGGTGGAAATCGCGTGGGACGCGAAAGCGAAAATCAATCGCAATGTACAACTGCGCGTGACCACCGCGAATCGACCCGGCATTTTGGCCACGGTGGGCCACACATTCAGCGCACAGGGCATCAACATCAGTGAAGCCAACTGCCGCGCAGGCGACGACGGGCGCGCTGTCAACGTATTTACGTTCATATGCAGCGACATGAACCAGCTCAAGAATGTCATGAAGGCCCTGCAGAAGGTGGAAGGGGTCGTTGCCGTCGAGCGTGCGTAGCGGTTCCAGAGGGCGGTCGCCTGGCGGCGCCGCCCAAGTCTCGAAAGCCGTTCGGCGGAGGTGAAACTGTGGACCCGAGGTGCAAAGGTCGCGGTAAACTGCAGTCGTGCAGCACGCGAAAAGGCACGTGACGGGTCCCCTCGACGCAGACGCGAACAGCACTCGACCCATCCTCGTCGTGGATGACGACGAAGACCTGCTCGAGGTGTTGGTCGACCTTCTGGCCGCCGCGGGATACACCGTGGGTTGGGCCCGAAATGGCCAAGACGCGCTGTCAGAAATCGAAAAAGGCGGCCTTCCCAGCGTCATCTTTCTCGACATGCACATGCCCGTCATGACCGGCGCGGAATTCCTCGAGCACCGCATGCGCGATCGCGAGTTGCGCAAGGTGCCGGTGGTGGTCATGTCGGCCCACGCGGTGACATTTTCCCGCTCGGCCTTCGGCGTCGTCGACGTCATCGTGAAGCCCTTCAGCTTCGATGACCTGCTGCGCGCCGCCAAAAGGCACACCGGCTCTGCTATCACGCACTAGTAGAGAGACCCATGAAGCACGTGCGTATCATCGGTGGTGGCCTCGCGGGCTGTGAGGCGGCGTTTCAACTCGCGGAGCGGGGCGTCCAGGTGACGTTGCTCGAGCAAAAGCCCGAGCGGCGGACGCCGGCGCAAACGACGGATTGGCTCTGCGAGCTGGTGTGCTCCAACTCGATGCGCTCGAATGCATGGGTCAATGCGGTTGGGTTGCTGAAGGAAGAACTGCGGCGGTGCGGCTCGCTGGTCCTCACGTGCGCGGAAGAGGCGCGGGTGCCGGCGGGTGGTGCGCTGGCCGTCGATCGCGAGCGGTTTGCGGAGGCGGTGAGCCGGCGAGTCCGCGGGCATGCGCGCATCCACGTCGAGCATCGCGTGGTGATGCGCGTGCCGGAGGCCACGAAGGACGAACCGGTGATCGTGGCGACGGGACCGCTCACCGGCGACGAGTTGGCCGCGGACTTGGCCGCGAAAATCGGAGTTTCGCAGCTCGCGTACTATGATGCGATCGCGCCCATCGTGAGCCAGGACTCGATCGACGAATCCAAGGTGTTCTACCAGTCGCGATGGGGCAAAGGCGGCGACGACGATGGGCCCGACAAGGGCGAGGTGTTGCGGGATCGCGCAGCGCTCGGGGACGAGGCGTACATCAATTGTCCGATGGACGAGGCCACGTACAAAGCCTTCGTGGCGGCCGTCGTGGGCGCGGAGAAGGTGGCACCGCGATCGTTCGAGGACATTCGCTACTTCGAGGGCTGTCTTCCCATCGAGGTGATGGCCGGCCGCGGCGAGCTGACGTTGGCCTATGGGCCGATGAAGCCGGTGGGCCTCACCGATCCACGCACGGGCGCGCAGCCGTTCGCCGTGGTGCAACTCCGCAAAGAGGACGCCGCAGGAACCGCGTACAACTTGGTGGGCTTCCAGACGCGCATGACGTACGGCGAGCAGGCGCGCATCTTCCGCATGATCCCCGGGCTGGAGGAGTGCGAGATCCTTCGCTACGGGAGCGTGCACCGCAACACCTTCGTGAACGCGCCCGAGTTGCTGGACGAGCACATGCAGCTGCGGGCGTTGCCCAATGTGTACCTCGCGGGGCAGATCACCGGTGTCGAGGGCTACGTCGAGAGTGCGGCCGGCGGGTACGTGTGCGCGGTGCTGCTGGCGCAGTCGCTGGCGGGGGATCCCTTCGTGCCGCCGCCCGAGACGACGGCGCTGGGGGGCATCCGCACCCACCTTTCGCGCAAGCAGCCGGACTACCAGCCATCGAACATCACCTGGGCGTGCCTTCCGCCCCACACGAATCGGCGCCTCAAGAAGCGTGAGCGCTACGCGGCATTGGCCGAACGCGCCCTGGTCGATTTGGGCCAATGGCTCGATTCGGCGCCGCAGGCGCGTGTGCCGTGACGCGAAAGTTGCACTGCCCTAAATCAGCGACGCGGTCTTCGAACTGAAAGAGGAAAACCGCCAAGGACGCCAAGATGGATGGGGTTCATCCACCTTGATTTCTTGGCGTTCTCGGCGTCTCGGTGGTTTCTCTTTCGAGAATTGCGTTCACTGACTTCTGGAAGCCGTATCCCTCGACAAGGATTGTAGGATTTCGCACAATCGGTAGGGAGTGGTTCAAGGCTTCACAGTCGCGCGGAAGTACCATGCGATTTCGCTTCTCGGGCAGGGAGGCATGGGGGCCGTTTATGACGCCGTCCACGAAACGACGGGTCGCCGTGTTGCGCTGAAGCTTCTGCGCGCCGAGCAATTGCGCAATGGGCGTGCGGTGGAGCGCTTCCTGCGGGAGGCGCGCATCGTGGGCGGGCTTTCCTCACCGCACATCGGCGGCGTGCTCGATGCGGGCACGGACGAGGAAAGCGGTATTCCCTACTTGGCGCTGGAGTACCTGGAAGGCTTCGACCTGAAGTCGCTCCTCGTGCGCCGTCAGCGTTTGCCGTGGGCGCTGGCCTTGGCGATTGCGGTGCAGGTATGCCGCGGTCTCGCGGCGGCGCAGGCCGCAGGCATCATCCACCGCGACGTGAAGCCGGCGAACGTGCGGCTCACCGCGGGCTCGGATGGCGAATTGGTGACGAAGGTCATGGACTTCGGCGTGGCCAAGGACATTGCCGAGGAGATTTCGCTCACCACGACGGGCGACATGGTGGGGTCGTTCTCGCACATGGCGCCGGAGCAGTTCTCGCTCAAGCCGATCGACTTTCGCGCCGATGTTTGGGGCGTGGGCATCCTGCTGTTCGAGGCCATCACGGGCGTGTTGCCCGTGGCCAGTGGCACCAGTCCAATGAGCCTGGCGAGCCTGAGCCTGGGTATGCTCGCGGCGAGCAACCCAAGGGTGCACATTCCGGATCTGCGCAGCTGCGGCGTGACGGTGCCTGCCCGGGTGGAGGAGATCGTCGCGAAAGCGCTGTCGGTGGATCCGGCGGGTCGATTCGCCTCGGCGCATGCCATGGGCGAGGCCATGACGGAGCTGCTGCGGCCCGAGCTGCGCGTGATGTTCGGCGATCTGGAGGACGGGAGCCGCCTCACGCCCGCGATGCCCGCGCCGCGAGTTCGAACGACGCGCCCAGCGTGGCGGACGTGGGCGGGGCGGGGGGCGCTGGTGGCGATTCTGCTCGCGGCCAGTGCCAACTTGGTGTGGAGCTCCTCGCCGGAGCCGCGCGCGGTGAAGCGTGAGCCTCCCGCGGCGATCGTGCCCGAGAAGGTCGCGCCGCCGCCCGAGCCCGTGGATCCTCTGGTGCCGGCCGTGAGCTTGCCGGCATCGGCTCCGCCCGCGGCCTCGTCGGCGCCCGTGCGTGCGCGCGCACGGGCGCGTGCCGCTGCGCCGGCGGCGAGCGCCCCGCCCCACGTCTCCAGCCGCGACAGGATGTGAGCGATGCGAAAGCTTGGCCATGCCGCGGTGGCAGCCGCGTTCCTCGTCTCGGTGCCGCTCGTGGCGCGCGCGCAGCCGACGGATCATGCGCGCGCGGAGCAGCACTTTCGTGCGGGTCGAAGCCTCGTTCTCGCGGGGCGATGCAGTGAGGCGATGACCGAGCTTCAGCGCAGCATCGAGTTCGAGCCCAGCGTGGGGGCGTATCTGAATCTCGGCGATTGCTCGTTCAAGATGCGCAAGCTCGAGGATGCTTGGTACGCGTACAAGGAAGCCGAATCCCTCGCGCAAGCGCGCAACGATGCGCGGCTTGGCGAGATCGTGGGCGATCTCGCGGGCATCGAACGCACCGTGGTTCGTCTGGTGGTGCGTGCCCCGGCCGATGCGACGAACCTCGCGGTGAGCGTCGATGGTCGCACCATTGCGCGCGAGCGGCTCGGGCAGATCATCGTCGATCCCGGTGGCGATCACACCGTGGTGGCTCGGGCCGATGGCAAGGAGCCGTGGCAGAAGACGGTGCGGGCCGCGGCGGGGGCTCGGGTGCAGCTGGAGCTCGATCTGCGCAATCGCGCCGTTGCCGTGCCACCTGTTGCGGGGGCCGGA
It includes:
- a CDS encoding response regulator; this encodes MQHAKRHVTGPLDADANSTRPILVVDDDEDLLEVLVDLLAAAGYTVGWARNGQDALSEIEKGGLPSVIFLDMHMPVMTGAEFLEHRMRDRELRKVPVVVMSAHAVTFSRSAFGVVDVIVKPFSFDDLLRAAKRHTGSAITH
- the trmFO gene encoding methylenetetrahydrofolate--tRNA-(uracil(54)-C(5))-methyltransferase (FADH(2)-oxidizing) TrmFO, producing the protein MKHVRIIGGGLAGCEAAFQLAERGVQVTLLEQKPERRTPAQTTDWLCELVCSNSMRSNAWVNAVGLLKEELRRCGSLVLTCAEEARVPAGGALAVDRERFAEAVSRRVRGHARIHVEHRVVMRVPEATKDEPVIVATGPLTGDELAADLAAKIGVSQLAYYDAIAPIVSQDSIDESKVFYQSRWGKGGDDDGPDKGEVLRDRAALGDEAYINCPMDEATYKAFVAAVVGAEKVAPRSFEDIRYFEGCLPIEVMAGRGELTLAYGPMKPVGLTDPRTGAQPFAVVQLRKEDAAGTAYNLVGFQTRMTYGEQARIFRMIPGLEECEILRYGSVHRNTFVNAPELLDEHMQLRALPNVYLAGQITGVEGYVESAAGGYVCAVLLAQSLAGDPFVPPPETTALGGIRTHLSRKQPDYQPSNITWACLPPHTNRRLKKRERYAALAERALVDLGQWLDSAPQARVP
- a CDS encoding serine/threonine protein kinase, with translation MGAVYDAVHETTGRRVALKLLRAEQLRNGRAVERFLREARIVGGLSSPHIGGVLDAGTDEESGIPYLALEYLEGFDLKSLLVRRQRLPWALALAIAVQVCRGLAAAQAAGIIHRDVKPANVRLTAGSDGELVTKVMDFGVAKDIAEEISLTTTGDMVGSFSHMAPEQFSLKPIDFRADVWGVGILLFEAITGVLPVASGTSPMSLASLSLGMLAASNPRVHIPDLRSCGVTVPARVEEIVAKALSVDPAGRFASAHAMGEAMTELLRPELRVMFGDLEDGSRLTPAMPAPRVRTTRPAWRTWAGRGALVAILLAASANLVWSSSPEPRAVKREPPAAIVPEKVAPPPEPVDPLVPAVSLPASAPPAASSAPVRARARARAAAPAASAPPHVSSRDRM